From one Alosa alosa isolate M-15738 ecotype Scorff River chromosome 5, AALO_Geno_1.1, whole genome shotgun sequence genomic stretch:
- the vsig10 gene encoding V-set and immunoglobulin domain-containing protein 10, with product MRLAVIFLYFASSCQTVLFVKGGAGVGRAPASVFGELGQNVTLPCHDLAANVTPALTQWFKDGTNLIKRNHSSELKPVPGHLTILDNGSLVIVGLMTIDDGLYECQCSSKDISKVHNHTGVILQIVSSPDDVTLDISPAQKLPNGTLYVPNGTTVHFKCTTPSVSYPSQTLSWILEWANSSRSTLVSGNGTLVQFEDLNISPTYQGEHMCLVENTLSKKQMGKTLQLLVYYPPERNPQCSWREQNDSSIITFICSWLGGYPAPTLQWEDLASGGGAVFNSTDDTVEVTLNRSLLSDGQELRCQGKHVVMSDGEEKFCHLTLKTPYPEGEPLVTVVEGSNVTLTCTEKQSVPPAKTIWQRTVAHLDVKPSAKYVISDLGPTFSLTIVNITKEDEGTYFCRSENPVAARELEIYLTVKSSVSYTGGIVGMFLSILILGVGICIGMAAYSNRHRICLGYRFGFMTEERNDVLNLVDSEDEEIFQDAVPQLPVLSNGHSTTLVEIHRIPSSDHEDQENTQGSQENRDAIIVAE from the exons ATGAGATTAGctgttatatttttatattttgcaTCTTCGTGTCAAACAG TTTTATTTGTCAAAGGTGGTGCAGGTGTTGGGCGAGCACCTGCAAGTGTTTTTGGAGAACTGGGTCAGAATGTTACACTTCCTTGCCATGACCTGGCTGCCAACGTTACTCCAGCGCTGACACAGTGGTTCAAAGATGGTACCAATTTGATCAAACGTAACCACTCTTCAGAACTTAAACCTGTACCAGGCCACTTAACCATATTGGACAATGGGAGCCTGGTTATCGTTGGGTTAATGACTATTGATGACGGATTATATGAGTGTCAATGCTCGTCAAAGGACATAAGCAAGGTTCACAATCATACAGGGGTGATTCTGCAGATTGTCA GCAGTCCAGATGATGTGACCCTGGATATCTCACCTGCACAAAAACTCCCAAATGGAACCCTGTATGTCCCAAACGGCACCACTGTTCATTTCAAGTGCACAACACCCTCCGTGTCCTACCCATCACAGACGTTATCTTGGATATTGGAATGGGCCAACTCAAGCAGGAGCACTTTAGTTTCTGGCAATGGGACTCTGGTACAGTTTGAGGACCTGAACATTTCGCCGACATATCAGGGAGAACACATGTGTTTAGTAGAGAATACGTTATCTAAGAAGCAAATGGGCAAGACTCTACAGCTGTTGGTGTATT ATCCACCTGAACGTAACCCACAATGCAGTTGGAGAGAACAGAATGACTCCTCCATCATTACTTTTATCTGCAGCTGGCTGGGGGGTTACCCTGCGCCCACCTTACAGTGGGAAGACTTGGCCTCCggtgggggggcagtgttcAACTCTACAGATGACACGGTGGAGGTGACACTGAACAGGAGTCTACTGAGTGATGGTCAGGAACTTAGGTGCCAAGGGAAGCACGTTGTCATGAGTGATGGTGAAGAAAAGTTCTGCCACTTAACCCTGA AGACTCCGTACCCTGAGGGCGAACCACTGGTAACGGTAGTGGAAGGAAGCAATGTGACACTGACCTGCACCGAGAAGCAGTCTGTCCCTCCTGCCAAAACCATATGGCAGAGAACTGTTGCACACCTAGATGTTAAGCCCAGCGCCAAGTATGTTATTTCTGACCTGGGGCCCACGTTTAGTCTAACCATAGTGAACATCACTAAAGAGGACGAGGGCACTTACTTCTGCAGGAGTGAGAATCCAGTGGCTGCCCGCGAGTTAGAGATCTACCTTACAGTCAAGT CCTCAGTGTCCTACACAGGTGGGATTGTTGGCATGTTCTTATCTATTCTGATTCTCGGAGTTGGGATTTGCATCGGAATGGCTGCATACTCAAACCGCCACAGAATTTGCTTGG GCTACCGGTTTGG TTTTatgacagaggagaggaatgatGTACTAAATCTGGTGGATTCAGAGGATGAAGAGATATTTCAGGATGCAGTGCCTCAGTTGCCAGTCTTGTCAAATGGACACTCCACAACACTAGTGGAGATTCATCGGATCCCATCCA GTGATCATGAAGACcaagaaaacacacaaggaTCTCAAGAAAACCGAGATGCTATTATTGTGGCAGAATAG